A genome region from Camelina sativa cultivar DH55 chromosome 10, Cs, whole genome shotgun sequence includes the following:
- the LOC104720563 gene encoding LOW QUALITY PROTEIN: putative F-box protein At5g38270 (The sequence of the model RefSeq protein was modified relative to this genomic sequence to represent the inferred CDS: inserted 2 bases in 1 codon; deleted 2 bases in 1 codon; substituted 2 bases at 2 genomic stop codons) has protein sequence MDTPNDMKRVEKGQKVSENHDCSKLCPDHLRSILESLSSIDFHRAKIVCTDWYSVWKTCVKRPRCPWRINYVEDSLMLLNTXEDKIYKGTLVGLSNDSYFLASSGNWLLMVDSHLDFYIYNLLTCKRIDLPSMESSIRGGKVRFESRXQWGRFVEAFRKVEVSKHTFIYRRPAVLWVDGRTGDYVVAWILNSHYLFSYKKGDDSWWSRNKEWKMESLNVRYLDLAYRNSKLYLYTTNDHIKIFDFSGNDPIEVIGXNPYWDHQFRYFKKKHEYICSRRMAIQKSGEVLIILSVISEDKLLFYIFKMNLQSNIWERVESIGDDEMLIYGHGVTIRAPVQDVGYGIKSGSIYFVTDDFCPIHHRTDSNCGVFHLARSILQWQGPKNISTKT, from the exons ATGGATACGCCAAACGATATGAAGAGAGTAGAGAAGGGACAAAAAGTTTCTGAAAATCACGATTGTTCCAAACTTTGTCCCGATCACTTACGGTCAATCCTCGAAAGCTTGAGCTCTATTGATTTTCACCGAGCAAAAATCGTTTGCACCGATTGGTATTCAGTTTGGAAAACATGCGTGAAGCGGCCTCGTTGTCCATGGCGGATCAATTACGTAGAAGATTCTTTGATGTTGTTGAATACATGAGAAGATAAAATTTACAAAGGAACACTCGTTGGACTCTCCAACGACAGCTATTTTTTGGCTAGCTCCGGAAACTGGCTCTTGATGGTAGATTCTCATCTCGATTTCTACATTTATAATCTGTTAACGTGCAAAAGAATCGATCTTCCATCAATGGAGTCTTCAATTCGCGGTGGAAAAGTGAGATTCGAGTCTCG CCAATGGGGACGCTTCGTCGAGGCTTTTCGTAAGGTTGAGGTGTCAAAACACACCTTCATATACAGAAGACCAGCTGTTCTGTGGGTAGACGGGAGAACAGGAGATTATGTGGTTGCTTGGATTCTGAATAGTCATTACTTGTTCTCGTACAAGAAAGGAGACGACTCGTGGTGGAGCCGGAATAAAGAGTGGAAGATGGAAAGCCTCAACGTAAGGTATTTGGACTTGGCTTATAGAAACAGCAAGCTTTATCTTTACACTACTAATGATCACATCaagatttttgatttctctggAAACGATCCCATAGAAGTAATCGGATAAAACCCGTATTGGGATCATCAGTTTCGATACTTTAAGAAAAAACATGAATACATATGTAGCAGGAGAATGGCGATTCAGAAATCAGGAGAAGTTTTGATTATCTTGAGTGTAATATCGGAagataaacttttgttttatatctttaagATGAATCTTCAGAGTAACATATGGGAAAGAGTAGAATCTATTGGAGATGATGAGATGTTGATCTATGGTCATGGGGTTACAATAAGAGCACCGGTCCAAGATGTTGGTTATGGAATAAAGAGTGGTTCAATCTATTTCGTTACAGATGACTTTTGTCCAATA CATCATCGTACTGATTCAAATTGCGGTGTCTTCCATCTTGCCAGAAGTATACTCCAATGGCAGGGGCCTAAGAATATATCTACCAAAACTTGA